From Anastrepha obliqua isolate idAnaObli1 chromosome 3, idAnaObli1_1.0, whole genome shotgun sequence:
taatccttgataataaccatactttttgacatacaaccctgtgttttctggtttatcgataattattattacgaacgTAAGGAGaagcatcaaaataaaaactaaatgaaatggatgctggcaaagaaaacaggtctgtaaacataattctaatagaatttttgttaaatattattaattatgaatttattttacagaaaaaagcgtgtgtccataaacgttttgtcgtcttattacttattataaaatgtaatatcgaatttcgcatgcgttttgttgccataattttttgcaacctcagtaaacgtagcttgcggatttcctccaactgtttattattaacaGCCAACTGCGCAAGTAAATTagctattaattattattattaattaaagaaaccaaaaacatcgaagtattccaccaaaataatttctatgaagaaaaacctctcaaagcagtattgacagctgattgtcaactttgcaggtaatctaccatatgtgaacgggtagattaattttgtgtatttattggtaattaatgcatatgtgaacgtacgtaaaatggcaaaaaacattcgcaaatcaaaattttcgagtggatggtaaaaatttcatcgaaatgaaaaatttgcggTCAACCTACTTCGATCCTATTTTTCGAGGTCTTTCTGAATTTAATCATCACAAAGTGTTTAAATGTTGATTTTTCGTTGTCAAGCTTTATATTTCGAATTTAGCTTTTTATTAGAATTCGATTAATTCACTCTTGTTGTAACTTCattatttgtttggttttaattATCATTGATCTTTTGTAATCTAGTCTGTAAGATTGTAATCATAGAGTGATtaagttgaaattgaaaatattaaaccgGCTGTTCATGACAGAAAATATTTCCCAAATCATATACATCGGTTTCTATTGCACTTTGTGAGCAATGAACAGTATCCGTTAGTGAAATATTAGAAGCATCCATCTAAATATTTAAAGCCACGAAACGTTTTTACACGTACTATTACATAACGCACCTCgagaaatatttgaaatcaTTTATGTAAGCCACttcttatataaattttaacagctattttatgaatttgtaaaattaCGAGTTTTCAGTGGTGCTCCAGGAGTTTAAACGTTTGAATGAATACCCACTTTATGTGTTCTAACTATGAAGATCGGAAATTCgtgtagtaaaataaaaacctGGCAACGTTGTataaatcaaaactaaaaacattATTGAAGTcgtgaataaataaaagtaataagttTTATAAAAGGAAATGGCTATGAAATTTGATCAACAGAAAACAAAACATCAGCTTTTTCATTTGTCTGTAAGTTTGGCAACGGTGCTCGTCTGCATGACATATATGCAATTCCAACGCAATTGGGTGAATGTGGGCAGCCTTTGGAATTCTTTGATAGTGCCTATCGTATTTACTGGTGAATTACTCAAGGTTCTACTTGCACGATACTACAGCCGATGGGATGATAGCTTCCTTACACAGAAACAGCGTCAAAAGAGGGCTTCGTACTTTACAATCCGTGAAATATGTGGAGGACTAATTCTTCAATTATTATGCACATTACTTTATGCGTTTGTGTGTATTATATTAGGAGCACCAGTTCTGCAAAGCTACGAACAGACCTTCGTTTTGGCACTTTTGCTTACTTTACAAACAACGTCTCCCACAGTATTCCTATTAGGTGGAGGTGGTGCATTGCAAGTATGTTTCTGTGAAAAACCTGATTCTATTACCAAAAGCGAAGACACCGCCCTTGGTTTGTTTAAATACAATGCTTTGGGTGCCATATTAGGCGCTTGGGCTGGCTCTGTAGTTGCGCCTTTAGACTGGGACCGTGACTGGCAGGCGTATCCAATACCAAATGTGGTTGGCGCTCTGCTCGGATGTGCTTTAGGTAACATTTACGCTTGCTCAAGAATTTTGTATGCTACAGCCAAGGTCTATATGAACAGAAAGCGAAACTAAGATACACCAATCGTTCGTTTCCACGAAACAATGCAAAAGCTGCCAATAACTAAGTAACGAACGCCTCAATTtcattatatacaaaatataaatctaGTCAAAGTCATTGCCGTTCACCAGTTTCGTAAACGTATTAAATACACACTCGTATGTTTTTatctttaattatctttaaaacatttttaacatttatcaatgtactaataaaattaaaaataaatatgaaacatTTCTAAACGCTGCTGGTTTTAAATGTCTGAGGCAAGGTCGAACGGAAATTCGCATTTAATATTCACAATAAAATCACGATATATTTTACCTAGCAAATTTGTATTCACCAGCTGCATACTGCATATTACCGGTTTTATTAGTTGAGGAAAAGATTTGGGGGAAAAATGTTATTGCT
This genomic window contains:
- the LOC129241061 gene encoding uncharacterized protein LOC129241061 — its product is MAMKFDQQKTKHQLFHLSVSLATVLVCMTYMQFQRNWVNVGSLWNSLIVPIVFTGELLKVLLARYYSRWDDSFLTQKQRQKRASYFTIREICGGLILQLLCTLLYAFVCIILGAPVLQSYEQTFVLALLLTLQTTSPTVFLLGGGGALQVCFCEKPDSITKSEDTALGLFKYNALGAILGAWAGSVVAPLDWDRDWQAYPIPNVVGALLGCALGNIYACSRILYATAKVYMNRKRN